The proteins below are encoded in one region of Pseudomonas ekonensis:
- the rplT gene encoding 50S ribosomal protein L20 produces MARVKRGVIARKRHKKILKLAKGYYGARSRVFRVAKQAVIKAGQYAYRDRRQKKRQFRALWIARINAGARTNGLSYSRFIAGLKKASIEIDRKVLADLAVNEKAAFAAIVEKAKATLA; encoded by the coding sequence ATGGCTCGTGTAAAGCGTGGCGTCATTGCCCGTAAGCGTCACAAAAAAATTCTGAAACTTGCTAAAGGCTACTACGGCGCACGTTCGCGCGTGTTCCGTGTTGCCAAGCAAGCGGTAATCAAGGCAGGCCAATACGCCTACCGTGACCGTCGTCAGAAAAAACGTCAGTTCCGCGCTCTGTGGATCGCCCGTATCAACGCTGGTGCTCGTACCAACGGTCTGTCCTACAGCCGTTTCATCGCCGGCCTGAAAAAAGCGTCCATCGAGATCGACCGTAAGGTTCTGGCTGATCTGGCAGTGAACGAAAAAGCGGCGTTTGCTGCGATTGTCGAGAAAGCTAAAGCCACCTTGGCTTAA
- a CDS encoding DUF6388 family protein — translation MTTDEVYELATRIHLKGNASLQAALQELDPAEADFLGITAAQQREQLLQRAIQEAAADCGLLPWTYMLTLVEGSGVDVQHLREQGDREEAEALGLDKLI, via the coding sequence ATGACGACTGATGAAGTGTACGAGCTAGCCACGAGGATTCACCTGAAGGGAAATGCGTCTCTGCAGGCAGCGCTGCAGGAGCTGGATCCTGCGGAAGCTGACTTCCTGGGGATCACCGCCGCGCAGCAGCGTGAGCAGCTACTGCAGCGAGCTATCCAAGAAGCCGCTGCAGACTGTGGTCTTCTTCCCTGGACATACATGCTGACGCTCGTAGAAGGTAGTGGGGTCGATGTGCAGCATCTTCGTGAGCAAGGCGATCGGGAAGAGGCTGAAGCCCTGGGACTGGATAAGCTGATCTAG
- a CDS encoding phage antirepressor KilAC domain-containing protein, which yields MNNSFVEFEHSSGIATPFQIRQGMSRTTMSSREIADLVGSRHDKVKQSIERLAARNDANGKPVIALPPMGEYFDSLGRKASEYMVCKRDSFIVVAQLCPEFTARLVDRWQELEDQVAKPSFDYAAALSDPRTLLALLTENVTKVVALEADNVELTKENHLLEVKVGQDAPKVAFHDMVTVSHKTYNAAQAAKIIGTGRTRLLQFMRQKGWVTRSNEPYQAKIEAGLLDVKLGTFEHPIEGTIPTCSTLITGKGLTKLQAMWQSREEDLLKE from the coding sequence ATGAACAACTCCTTCGTTGAATTCGAGCATTCGAGCGGTATCGCGACACCTTTTCAGATCCGACAAGGCATGTCGCGTACCACCATGTCCTCCCGCGAAATCGCCGACCTGGTCGGATCCCGCCACGATAAGGTCAAGCAATCCATCGAGCGCCTGGCCGCGCGTAACGATGCCAACGGAAAGCCGGTCATCGCTCTTCCCCCAATGGGGGAATACTTCGACAGTCTCGGCCGCAAGGCCTCTGAGTACATGGTCTGCAAGCGCGACAGCTTCATCGTCGTCGCCCAGCTTTGTCCAGAGTTCACTGCTCGCCTGGTGGATCGTTGGCAGGAGTTGGAGGATCAGGTTGCTAAGCCGTCCTTTGATTACGCCGCTGCGCTGAGCGACCCTCGGACGCTCTTGGCGTTGCTCACCGAAAACGTGACGAAGGTCGTCGCGCTGGAGGCCGACAACGTTGAGCTGACCAAAGAGAACCATCTGCTTGAGGTGAAGGTTGGGCAGGACGCGCCGAAGGTGGCATTCCATGACATGGTCACGGTGTCACATAAGACGTACAACGCTGCCCAGGCTGCGAAGATCATCGGGACTGGCCGCACAAGGCTGCTGCAGTTCATGCGGCAGAAGGGGTGGGTGACGAGGAGCAATGAGCCTTACCAAGCGAAGATTGAAGCCGGCCTGCTTGATGTGAAACTGGGTACGTTCGAGCACCCTATAGAGGGCACGATCCCTACCTGCTCGACGCTGATCACCGGCAAGGGGCTGACCAAACTTCAGGCGATGTGGCAGAGCCGCGAAGAGGATCTACTGAAGGAGTAG
- the pheT gene encoding phenylalanine--tRNA ligase subunit beta, with translation MKFSEQWLRGWVSPQVDRDGLVARLSMAGLEVDSVTPAAGAFSGVVVGEVLSTEQHPDADKLRVCQVSNGSETFQVVCGAPNVRPGLKIPFAMIGAELPGDFKIKKAKLRGVESNGMLCSQSELQVGEGNDGLMELPADAPVGTDFRVYLDLEDASIEVDLTPNRGDCLSLAGLAREVGALYDVPVVRPVVAPVPAAHDEVRPVDVLAPTACPRYLGRVIRNVDLSRPTPLWMVERLRRADVRSIDAAVDITNYVMLELGQPLHAFDLAEINGGIRVRMAEEGEKLVLLDGQEVSLRSDTLVIADHTRALAIAGVMGGEHSGVSATTRDVFLESAFFDQIAVAGKARSYGLHTDASHRYERGVDWQLAREAMERATGLLLDITGGEAGPIIETVSEPHLPSIAPITLRAQRIAQMLGMEMDSAEVERLLGALGLKISADGAGQWRVEVPSHRFDISLEVDLIEELARLYGYNRLPVRYPQARLAPQAKAEARSDLPELRRLLVARGYQEAITYSFIDPKQFELFNPGVEPLLLANPISNDMAAMRSSLWPGLVKVLQHNLNRQQDRVRLFESGLRFVGQLEGLKQEPMLAGVVCGSRLPEGWAQGRDAVDFFDVKADVEAVLGFAGALGAFTFVPGKHPALHPGQTARIERDGREVGFIGAIHPELSKALGLDRPVFVFELVLAEVAQGKMPEFRELSRFPEVRRDLALLADKDVAASAVLDVIRENAGEWLTDLRLFDVYQGKGIDPHRKSLAVGLTWQHPSRTLNDDEVNSTTQNILTSLEQRLNATLRK, from the coding sequence ATGAAATTCAGTGAACAATGGCTGCGCGGCTGGGTCAGCCCGCAGGTAGATCGTGACGGGCTGGTTGCCCGTCTGTCGATGGCCGGTCTCGAGGTCGATAGCGTCACCCCGGCTGCCGGCGCATTCAGCGGCGTGGTGGTGGGCGAGGTGCTGAGCACCGAGCAGCACCCGGACGCCGACAAGCTGCGCGTTTGCCAGGTGAGCAACGGCAGCGAAACGTTTCAGGTCGTGTGCGGTGCGCCGAATGTGCGCCCTGGCCTGAAGATTCCGTTCGCCATGATCGGCGCCGAACTGCCGGGCGACTTCAAGATCAAGAAGGCCAAGCTGCGGGGCGTCGAGTCCAACGGCATGCTCTGCTCGCAATCCGAGCTGCAGGTCGGTGAAGGCAACGACGGTTTGATGGAACTGCCGGCCGATGCGCCGGTAGGTACGGATTTCCGCGTTTACCTGGATCTGGAAGATGCCAGCATCGAGGTCGACCTGACCCCGAACCGTGGCGACTGCCTGTCGCTGGCCGGCCTGGCCCGTGAAGTCGGTGCGCTGTACGACGTGCCGGTGGTGCGCCCGGTCGTGGCCCCGGTGCCGGCGGCTCACGATGAGGTGCGTCCGGTCGACGTGCTGGCGCCGACCGCTTGCCCGCGCTATCTGGGTCGTGTGATCCGCAATGTGGATCTGTCCCGGCCAACCCCGCTGTGGATGGTCGAGCGTCTGCGTCGTGCGGACGTGCGCAGCATCGATGCCGCCGTGGACATCACCAACTACGTGATGCTCGAGCTCGGTCAGCCGCTGCATGCCTTCGACCTGGCCGAGATCAATGGCGGAATCCGCGTACGCATGGCGGAAGAGGGCGAGAAACTGGTGCTGCTCGACGGCCAGGAAGTCAGCCTGCGCAGCGATACGCTGGTGATCGCCGACCACACCCGCGCGCTGGCGATTGCCGGTGTCATGGGGGGCGAGCACAGCGGCGTCTCCGCGACCACCCGCGACGTGTTCCTTGAAAGCGCGTTCTTCGACCAGATCGCGGTCGCCGGCAAGGCACGTTCCTACGGTCTGCATACCGATGCCTCTCACCGCTACGAGCGTGGCGTGGACTGGCAACTGGCCCGTGAAGCCATGGAGCGCGCCACTGGCCTGCTGCTGGACATCACCGGCGGCGAAGCCGGGCCGATCATCGAAACGGTAAGCGAGCCGCATCTGCCGTCGATCGCGCCGATCACCCTGCGTGCGCAGCGCATCGCACAGATGCTGGGCATGGAAATGGATTCGGCCGAAGTCGAGCGTCTTCTCGGCGCCTTGGGCCTGAAAATCTCGGCCGACGGAGCAGGGCAGTGGCGTGTCGAGGTGCCAAGCCACCGTTTCGACATCAGTCTGGAAGTCGACCTGATCGAAGAGCTGGCACGCCTTTACGGCTACAACCGTCTGCCGGTTCGCTACCCGCAAGCCCGTCTGGCTCCGCAGGCCAAGGCGGAAGCGCGCAGCGATCTGCCGGAGTTGCGTCGTCTGCTGGTGGCTCGCGGCTATCAGGAAGCGATCACCTACAGCTTCATCGATCCGAAGCAGTTCGAGCTGTTCAATCCAGGCGTCGAGCCTTTGCTGTTGGCCAACCCGATCTCCAACGACATGGCCGCCATGCGTTCGTCGCTGTGGCCGGGGCTGGTCAAAGTGCTCCAGCACAACCTGAACCGTCAGCAGGATCGCGTCCGTCTGTTCGAGAGCGGCCTGCGCTTTGTCGGTCAGCTGGAAGGGCTCAAGCAAGAACCGATGCTCGCCGGTGTGGTCTGCGGCAGCCGTCTGCCGGAAGGCTGGGCGCAAGGTCGCGACGCCGTCGACTTCTTCGACGTCAAGGCCGATGTGGAAGCGGTGCTGGGCTTCGCCGGTGCATTGGGTGCTTTCACTTTCGTACCGGGCAAGCACCCTGCGTTGCATCCGGGTCAGACCGCACGCATCGAGCGAGACGGCCGTGAAGTCGGCTTCATCGGTGCCATTCATCCTGAACTGTCGAAAGCCTTGGGCCTTGATCGTCCGGTCTTTGTTTTCGAGCTGGTCCTGGCTGAAGTGGCGCAGGGCAAAATGCCTGAATTCCGTGAGTTGTCGCGTTTTCCTGAAGTGCGTCGTGACCTGGCGCTGTTGGCCGACAAAGACGTCGCCGCCAGTGCTGTTCTAGACGTAATCCGTGAAAATGCAGGTGAATGGCTGACAGATCTCAGGCTGTTTGACGTCTATCAGGGTAAAGGCATTGATCCGCATAGAAAAAGCCTTGCCGTCGGCTTGACCTGGCAGCATCCATCGCGCACTCTTAATGACGATGAGGTGAATTCGACGACGCAAAACATCCTCACCTCGCTCGAACAAAGGTTGAACGCCACGTTAAGGAAGTGA
- a CDS encoding Arc family DNA-binding protein codes for MFDKLTKGNKITKGKKLTKSNGAEATMRPEKITTAVRMMCEMRQKLEELAVMNGRSLSGEIVFRLRASLEQEKQSAQKQRT; via the coding sequence ATGTTTGACAAACTCACAAAAGGCAATAAGATCACAAAAGGCAAAAAACTCACGAAAAGCAATGGAGCGGAGGCAACCATGAGGCCGGAAAAAATCACGACCGCTGTGAGAATGATGTGCGAAATGCGTCAAAAGCTCGAAGAGCTTGCAGTTATGAACGGACGCAGCTTGAGTGGCGAAATAGTGTTTCGCTTAAGGGCGTCGTTGGAGCAGGAGAAACAATCTGCGCAAAAACAGCGGACATGA
- the pheS gene encoding phenylalanine--tRNA ligase subunit alpha produces the protein MENLDALVSQALEAVQSAEDINALEQIRVHYLGKKGELTQVMKTLGNLPAEERPQVGALINVAKERVTEVLNARKALFEEAELAAKLSAESIDVTLPGRGQTSGGLHPVTRTLERVEQFFTRIGYGIAEGPEVEDDYHNFEALNIPGHHPARSMHDTFYFNANMLLRTHTSPVQVRTMESKKPPIRIVCPGRVYRSDSDITHSPMFHQVEGLLVDRDINFADLKGTIEEFLRVFFEKELAVRFRPSYFPFTEPSAEVDMECVMCSGKGCRVCKQTGWLEVMGCGMVHPNVLRMSGIDPEEFSGFAFGMGVERLAMLRYGVNDLRLFFDNDLRFLAQFR, from the coding sequence ATGGAAAACCTGGATGCGCTGGTCTCTCAAGCACTAGAGGCTGTGCAAAGCGCTGAAGATATCAATGCCCTGGAGCAAATCCGGGTTCACTACCTTGGCAAGAAGGGCGAGCTGACTCAGGTGATGAAGACCCTGGGCAACCTGCCGGCAGAGGAGCGTCCGCAGGTCGGCGCCCTGATCAACGTTGCCAAGGAGCGTGTCACAGAGGTTCTCAATGCGCGCAAGGCTCTGTTTGAAGAGGCCGAGCTGGCCGCCAAACTGTCCGCCGAGTCCATTGACGTGACCCTGCCGGGCCGCGGTCAGACTTCGGGTGGCCTGCATCCGGTGACCCGGACTCTGGAACGCGTCGAACAGTTCTTCACCCGCATCGGCTACGGCATCGCCGAAGGCCCTGAGGTCGAAGACGACTACCACAACTTCGAGGCGCTCAACATCCCAGGCCATCACCCGGCCCGGTCGATGCATGACACCTTCTATTTCAATGCGAACATGCTGCTGCGCACCCATACCTCGCCGGTACAGGTCCGCACCATGGAGTCGAAAAAACCGCCGATCCGCATCGTATGCCCGGGTCGCGTGTACCGCAGCGACTCCGATATCACCCACTCGCCGATGTTCCACCAGGTCGAAGGCCTGCTGGTCGACCGCGACATCAACTTCGCCGACCTCAAGGGCACCATCGAAGAGTTTCTGCGGGTGTTCTTCGAGAAGGAACTGGCCGTGCGCTTCCGTCCTTCCTACTTCCCGTTCACCGAGCCGTCCGCCGAAGTCGACATGGAATGCGTGATGTGCAGCGGCAAAGGCTGCCGCGTCTGCAAGCAGACCGGCTGGCTGGAAGTGATGGGCTGCGGCATGGTTCACCCGAACGTGCTGCGCATGTCCGGCATCGATCCGGAAGAGTTCTCGGGCTTCGCCTTCGGCATGGGTGTCGAGCGTCTGGCCATGCTGCGTTACGGCGTGAACGACTTGCGTCTGTTCTTCGACAACGACTTGCGGTTCCTCGCGCAATTTCGCTAG
- the rpmI gene encoding 50S ribosomal protein L35: protein MPKMKTKSGAAKRFLKTANGIKHKHAFKSHILTKMSTKRKRQLRGSSLLHPSDVAKVERMLRLR from the coding sequence ATGCCAAAGATGAAAACCAAAAGCGGTGCTGCCAAGCGGTTTCTGAAAACTGCTAACGGCATCAAGCACAAGCACGCTTTCAAGAGCCACATCCTGACCAAAATGTCGACCAAGCGTAAGCGTCAACTGCGCGGAAGCAGCCTGCTGCATCCGTCTGACGTGGCAAAAGTCGAGCGCATGCTGCGCCTTCGTTAA
- the ihfA gene encoding integration host factor subunit alpha encodes MGALTKAEMAERLYEELGLNKREAKELVELFFEEIRHALEDNEQVKLSGFGNFDLRDKRQRPGRNPKTGEEIPITARRVVTFRPGQKLKARVEAYAGTKS; translated from the coding sequence ATGGGGGCTTTGACGAAAGCTGAGATGGCGGAACGTCTGTATGAAGAGCTGGGCCTGAACAAGCGGGAAGCCAAGGAGTTGGTCGAACTGTTTTTCGAGGAAATCAGGCACGCTCTTGAAGACAACGAGCAGGTCAAATTGTCGGGTTTCGGCAATTTCGACCTTCGGGACAAACGCCAGCGGCCTGGCCGCAACCCGAAAACGGGGGAAGAAATCCCGATCACGGCTCGCCGTGTGGTCACCTTTCGTCCAGGGCAGAAGTTGAAGGCCCGAGTTGAGGCTTATGCTGGAACCAAGTCATAA
- a CDS encoding DUF3077 domain-containing protein, translating to MSKHTEVIEKLNVSPVKAPLTVESPFASCNLEKQELFAVRPGIPVADALNEASCILYNVRAELCEAGMQQQAVISPTQAWLLHMAVESAKAVIDSVYESLEKFA from the coding sequence ATGAGTAAGCATACCGAAGTAATCGAAAAACTCAATGTTAGCCCCGTCAAGGCACCGCTGACCGTTGAGAGCCCTTTCGCCAGCTGCAATCTCGAGAAGCAGGAGCTGTTTGCGGTACGACCGGGTATTCCGGTCGCGGATGCTCTCAACGAAGCGTCATGCATTCTCTACAACGTGAGAGCTGAGTTGTGTGAGGCTGGGATGCAGCAACAGGCTGTAATCTCTCCAACTCAGGCGTGGCTGCTTCACATGGCGGTGGAGTCAGCGAAGGCGGTGATTGACTCGGTTTACGAAAGCCTGGAGAAGTTCGCATGA
- a CDS encoding helix-turn-helix domain-containing protein: protein MSQEFANRLIHLRGQQNLTQQELGEAAGVSPSQISRYESGLAMPRKTVMRKLADILGISTEALSGSPKTKKLTIDLPPEISTHVNQVVEETGKTFEEVISEMIELGIRKFAEDPEFAAKVAKGIEARRQADSKK, encoded by the coding sequence ATGTCCCAAGAATTCGCGAATAGACTCATCCACTTAAGGGGTCAGCAAAACCTCACTCAGCAAGAATTGGGTGAAGCGGCTGGGGTATCACCCTCTCAGATATCCCGATACGAGTCTGGGTTGGCGATGCCTAGGAAGACCGTTATGAGAAAGCTCGCGGACATCCTCGGCATCTCTACAGAAGCGCTCTCTGGTTCGCCCAAAACCAAGAAGCTGACCATCGACCTCCCCCCTGAAATCTCGACCCACGTAAACCAGGTGGTAGAGGAAACCGGCAAGACGTTCGAGGAAGTCATTAGTGAGATGATCGAATTGGGTATCAGAAAATTCGCGGAAGATCCTGAGTTTGCAGCGAAGGTAGCGAAGGGTATCGAGGCCCGACGGCAAGCGGACTCGAAAAAATAA
- the infC gene encoding translation initiation factor IF-3, translating into MIIKREMRQDKRTAPKAPINENISAREVRLIGADGEQIGIVSIDEALRIAEEAKLDLVEISADAVPPVCRVMDYGKSIFEKKKQIAAAKKNQKQIQVKEIKFRPGTEEGDYQVKLRNLVRFLSDGDRAKVSLRFRGREMAHQELGMDLLKRVEQDLLEYGSVEQHPKMEGRQLIMVIAPKKKK; encoded by the coding sequence ATTATTATTAAGCGTGAAATGAGACAGGATAAACGAACTGCACCGAAGGCCCCGATCAACGAGAATATCTCGGCACGCGAGGTTCGGTTAATTGGCGCTGACGGCGAGCAGATTGGCATCGTCTCGATTGATGAAGCGCTTCGTATAGCTGAAGAAGCCAAGCTTGATCTGGTGGAAATCTCCGCCGACGCAGTCCCGCCGGTTTGCCGGGTGATGGACTACGGCAAATCGATCTTCGAAAAGAAGAAGCAGATTGCTGCGGCGAAGAAGAACCAGAAGCAGATTCAGGTCAAAGAAATCAAGTTTCGTCCAGGGACGGAGGAAGGGGATTACCAGGTAAAACTACGCAACCTGGTACGTTTCCTGAGTGACGGGGACAGGGCCAAGGTTTCCTTGCGATTCCGCGGCCGTGAGATGGCCCACCAGGAGCTGGGGATGGATCTCCTCAAGCGGGTCGAACAAGACCTGCTCGAGTACGGATCGGTCGAACAGCATCCTAAGATGGAAGGACGCCAGCTGATCATGGTCATCGCCCCGAAAAAGAAGAAGTAA
- a CDS encoding tyrosine-type recombinase/integrase, with product MVPRPRKPANKGLPQNLYYDARRSTYRYRRPTDGKWFPFGADRVKAIAAAKQLNLEFMKGADLVGAVLDIATETFASFLDTYERDVLPPRELAKGTLGLYAVHFRRFRKQFEGKAVDQITIRMIAEMLDALTPRTANQCRALLIDIFNHAAAKGLCPDNPAASTINRIEKKQRKRHTVEGLKSIREKSPGWLQNAIDLALITAQRRTDILNMRFDGVREGYLYVVQQKTAKATDAAWIRFKVTDELQAVIGRCRDEVPSPYLVHRRPDRLKQKQAQTKEHWTQVEERYLTRAFKEAREAAGCYKGWKEEEMPGFHEVRALSLHLYQKAGKDGQKIAGHASESMTKNYQRDHAEVVWSEAIPDLNISEITG from the coding sequence ATGGTTCCCCGGCCGCGCAAGCCTGCCAACAAGGGGCTGCCACAAAACCTGTACTACGATGCGCGACGCTCAACCTACCGCTACCGGCGCCCTACAGACGGAAAGTGGTTCCCGTTCGGCGCCGACCGCGTCAAAGCGATCGCTGCCGCAAAACAGCTAAACCTTGAGTTCATGAAGGGGGCAGACCTGGTGGGTGCTGTGTTGGATATCGCTACCGAGACCTTCGCCAGCTTCCTAGACACCTATGAGCGCGACGTCCTCCCGCCGCGGGAGCTGGCCAAGGGCACCCTGGGACTGTACGCGGTGCATTTCCGCCGATTCCGCAAGCAGTTCGAGGGCAAGGCCGTCGACCAGATCACCATCCGCATGATTGCGGAGATGCTGGACGCCCTCACGCCCCGCACTGCCAACCAGTGCCGTGCCCTGCTGATCGACATCTTCAACCATGCGGCAGCGAAGGGCCTTTGCCCGGACAACCCTGCGGCCAGCACCATCAACCGAATCGAGAAAAAGCAGCGCAAGCGCCATACCGTAGAGGGCCTCAAATCGATCCGAGAGAAGTCGCCAGGCTGGCTGCAGAACGCGATAGACCTTGCCCTGATCACCGCCCAGCGCCGGACGGACATCCTCAATATGCGGTTCGATGGGGTTCGTGAGGGGTATCTGTACGTGGTGCAGCAGAAGACGGCGAAAGCCACCGATGCTGCGTGGATCCGCTTCAAGGTGACCGACGAGCTCCAAGCCGTTATCGGCCGCTGCCGTGACGAGGTTCCCTCCCCTTACCTGGTTCACCGGCGTCCGGATCGCCTGAAGCAGAAGCAGGCGCAGACAAAGGAGCACTGGACGCAGGTTGAGGAGCGGTATTTGACACGGGCCTTCAAGGAGGCGCGGGAGGCGGCCGGCTGTTACAAGGGATGGAAGGAGGAGGAAATGCCGGGCTTCCATGAGGTGCGGGCACTGTCGCTGCACCTGTATCAGAAAGCCGGAAAGGACGGGCAGAAAATCGCCGGTCATGCCAGCGAGAGCATGACCAAAAACTACCAACGCGACCATGCTGAAGTCGTCTGGTCGGAGGCGATTCCAGACCTGAATATCAGCGAAATCACCGGGTAG
- a CDS encoding MerR family transcriptional regulator: MLEPSHNDELPVIPGKRYFTIGEVSELCAVKPHVLRYWEQEFPQLNPVKRRGNRRYYQRQDVLMIRQIRALLYDQGFTIGGARLRLSGDEAKDDTTQYKQMIRQMIAELEDVLVVLKQ; this comes from the coding sequence ATGCTGGAACCAAGTCATAACGACGAACTTCCCGTCATCCCGGGCAAACGCTACTTCACCATCGGTGAAGTCAGCGAGCTGTGTGCGGTGAAACCGCACGTGCTGCGCTACTGGGAGCAGGAGTTTCCTCAGCTCAACCCCGTCAAGCGGCGCGGAAACCGCCGGTATTATCAGCGCCAGGACGTGCTGATGATCCGGCAGATCCGCGCACTCCTTTACGATCAAGGCTTCACCATCGGTGGTGCACGTCTACGGCTGTCCGGCGATGAGGCCAAAGACGACACCACGCAGTACAAACAGATGATCCGCCAGATGATCGCCGAGCTTGAAGATGTGCTGGTGGTGCTCAAGCAATAA